The Branchiostoma floridae strain S238N-H82 chromosome 17, Bfl_VNyyK, whole genome shotgun sequence genome has a window encoding:
- the LOC118404427 gene encoding uncharacterized protein LOC118404427 has product MSSFTDDKSVVFPGNTDKDTPVTNLLDHPVDARYVRFYPLTWQSEWISMRVELLGCNRDTSCTETKAFYNNDSWRNYAFDLQTVFSPVRQPVVFEARSEGRIHITLSAENRFLGVGQQYEVHIGIDWNTRSSINPSWKKVNTSGILSPNDFRRFWICWKRGNNNMYIAVGRDGETEPFMATTDNNPKEINYVGYGANDPNGQFRFNCAQDFTVCSEPPTLAHTAESAPDCTCPYWPGKICTYKCIMRSNAAGSYVTRTCGTDGEWEGTQQCQEPCDNWTVWFNRDGSGGRGDRELLSHLCRENPGQICPHPTGVHARVVSTQQEASLTGETFVYYDTTIGFFCNNTHQADGSCLDYEVRFCCPDFTACAEPPTVDHTVESGPACTCERCRYKCITGYHDAGGDVIRTCGPGGQWEGTQQCQGQHHI; this is encoded by the exons ATGTCGTCTTTTACTGACGAtaaaagtgtg GTGTTCCCAGGTAACACGGACAAGGACACCCCCGTAACCAACCTGTTGGACCACCCGGTAGACGCACGTTACGTGCGGTTCTACCCTCTCACTTGGCAGTCTGAGTGGATCAGCATGAGGGTCGAGCTCTTGGGATGCAATAGAGACA CATCCTGCACAGAAACAAAGGCCTTCTACAACAACGACTCGTGGCGCAATTATGCATTTGACTTGCAAACCGTCTTCTCACCCGTGCGCCAACCTGTTGTGTTCGAGGCACGTAGTGAGGGCCGGATTCACATCACTCTGTCTGCAGAGAACAGGTTCCTTGGTGTTGGTCAGCAATATGAGGTTCACATCGGGATTGACTGGAATACCAGGTCGAGCATCAATCCAAGCTGGAAAAAAGTAAATACATCAG GTATTCTGTCGCCAAACGACTTTAGACGCTTCTGGATCTGCTGGAAAAGGGggaacaacaacatgtacatagcGGTGGGGAGAGATGGAGAGACTGAACCGTTCATGGCAACAACCGACAACAATCCCAAGGAAATCAACTACGTGGGGTACGGGGCAAACGACCCGAATGGGCAGTTCCGGTTTAACTGTGCACAAG ACTTTACAGTGTGTTCCGAGCCTCCAACTCTTGCCCACACTGCCGAGTCTGCCCCAGACTGTACCTGTCCCTACTGGCCTGGGAAGATCTGCACGTACAAGTGCATCATGAGATCCAATGCCGCAGGGAGTTACGTCACCAGGACATGCGGCACTGATGGAGAGTGGGAGGGAACACAGCAATGTCAAG AACCTTGCGACAACTGGACGGTCTGGTTCAACCGAGATGGCTCGGGTGGGAGAGGTGACAGGGAACTCCTGTCCCACCTCTGTAGGGAAAACCCCGGCCAGATCTGCCCCCATCCCACAGGAGTTCACGCCCGCGTCGTCTCCACCCAACAGGAGGCCTCCCTCACCGGGGAAACCTTCGTCTACTACGACACAACAATTGGCTTTTTCTGTAACAATACCCATCAGGCGGACGGGAGCTGCTTGGACTACGAAGTCCGCTTCTGTTGTCCAG ACTTTACAGCGTGTGCCGAGCCTCCAACCGTTGACCACACTGTCGAGTCTGGCCCAGCATGCACCTGCGAGAGATGCAGGTACAAGTGCATCACGGGATATCATGACGCAGGAGGTGACGTCATCAGGACATGCGGCCCTGGCGGACAGTGGGAGGGGACACAgcaatgtcaaggtcaacatCATATCTAA
- the LOC118404428 gene encoding ficolin-2-like — translation CPSVGRVAPQNCADLYILGVQESGTYSVGYPEPFQVSCDMDTDGGGWTVIQRRQDGSVPFDNTWDQYVQGFGNVSGEFWLGLDRLHRLTAQQSHELYISLEDWEGESMFAKYSEFSVRDAESTYTATVSGYSGNATDSITSNYDNGRFNMNNQKFSTKDQDNDNNIYSCAAVNGKGGWWYPPSCGYAMLNGQYLAGCNANCEHAQGIVWKTWRGYRYSLKKVMVMIRPTDYPWCPKPGYSRFNGVCYKHFAGGETYFQARETCASDGGLLAMPRDSATNDFIVGLGNGIHWIGLNDIDTEGRWVFEDGQTLESTGFWGIGEPNNVNNEEDCAAIGYRSCKNGGTVTPEGSGTGLYSCSCPAGWKGKYCEEGLKLYAGKVDLEVISIRFLQFMPKPELVKE, via the exons TGTCCTTCTGTAGGAAGGGTGGCTCCCCAGAACTGTGCGGATCTGTACATTCTCGGGGTACAGGAAAGCGGCACGTACTCTGTTGGCTACCCGGAACCGTTCCAGGTGTCCTGTGACATGGACACGGATGGCGGCGGGTGGACGGTCATACAGCGACGGCAAGACGGGTCGGTGCCGTTCGACAACACCTGGGACCAGTACGTGCAG GGATTCGGGAACGTCAGCGGAGAGTTCTGGCTCGGACTGGACCGTTTACACCGCCTCACCGCACAGCAAAGTCACGAACTGTACATCTCTCTGGAGGACTGGGAAGGAGAGAGTATGTTCGCGAAGTACAGCGAGTTTTCTGTGAGAGATGcag AAAGCACGTACACGGCTACAGTCAGTGGGTACAGCGGCAACGCCACGGATAGCATAACGTCAAACTACGACAACGGGCGGTTCAACATGAACAACCagaagttcagcaccaaggaccaagacaacgacaacaacattTACAGCTGTGCGGCCGTAAATGGAAAGGGTGGTTGGTGGTACCCGCCAAGCTGTGGTTACGCCATGTTAAACGGGCAGTATCTGGCCGGATGTAACGCCAATTGCGAGCATGCTCAAGGCATCGTCTGGAAAACCTGGAGGGGGTACCGTTACTCATTGAAGAAAGTAATGGTGATGATCAGGCCTACTGATTACCCAT GGTGTCCAAAGCCAGGCTACAGTCGTTTTAACGGGGTTTGCTACAAGCACTTTGCTGGGGGGGAGACCTACTTTCAGGCCAGAGAGACCTGTGCCTCAGACGGGGGACTGTTGGCCATGCCGAGAGACAGCGCGACCAACGACTTTATCGTCGGACTAGGAAACGGAATCCACTGGATCGGCCTGAATGACATCGACACCGAAGGCCGTTGGGTGTTTGAGGACGGACAAACCCTGGAGTCAACAGGCTTCTGGGGAATCGGCGAACCAAACAATGTGAACAATGAAGAAGACTGTGCTGCCATCGGGTATA GAAGCTGTAAAAATGGCGGAACAGTAACCCCAGAGGGGTCGGGCACTGGGCTGTACTCCTGTTCGTGCCCGGCTGGATGGAAAGGAAAGTACTGCGAAGAAG GATTAAAACTTTACGCTGGCAAAGTTGATCTGGAAGTCATCAGTATTCGGTTCTTACAATTCATGCCCAAACCTGAGTTAGTTAAAGAATGA
- the LOC118404574 gene encoding MICOS complex subunit MIC27-like, translating into MYISHRAPAKMAAKFRRLLPLVALPGSASLGAVYAAEAVKKEETDCGCGKKKKTVGISELPIYDQPTDLEQYTYIEEDVGFLRQHVSKVRQAVWTGLDKMEGTRVYVVDKYRIAEKKTTDGLEYVQSEEGFFPRLGVITLSGLTGLVLGARGGLIKKAVYSTTLAGAAAFLCYPNLYTSVTNYSVSCY; encoded by the exons ATGTACATTTCCCATCGTGCACCagccaagatggccgccaaG TTCCGGCGACTGCTCCCCCTAGTGGCCCTCCCAGGCAGTGCATCTCTGGGAGCGGTTTACGCGGCAGAGGCTGTGAAGAAGGAGGAGACGGACTGTGGATGtggcaagaagaagaaaacagtcGGCATCTCAGAG CTGCCCATCTATGACCAGCCCACCGACCTTGAACAGTACACCTACATCGAGGAGGATGTCGGCTTCCTGAGGCAGCACGTGTCAAAGGTCAGACAGGCCGTGTGGACGGGGTTGGACAAGATGGAG GGTACAAGAGTGTATGTTGTTGACAAATACAGAATTGCAGAGAAGAAAACCACAG ATGGACTGGAGTATGTCCAAAGTGAAGAAGGGTTCTTCCCACGGCTCGGTGTGATCACACTCTCAGGTCTGACAGGACTAGTACTGGGGGCCAGAG GAGGTTTGATAAAGAAGGCTGTCTACTCCACCACCCTTGCCGGAGCGGCAGCCTTCCTGTGTTACCCTAACCTGTACACTTCTGTTACTAACTACTCTGTTTCCTGTTACTAA
- the LOC118404573 gene encoding survival of motor neuron-related-splicing factor 30-like: MADMGEDQITTYKAQLQQVEAALTTDPNNEDLLKLKQDLQEVIDLSLDLAKAGQSGTGPSGEGAAPQPVKEWQVGDMCMAPWSEDGGFYEATIDEKLEGGRVTVTFEGWGNSEIALDYQLKLPEESSKRSASEAGLGGDWDKPKSKKEMLKAKQEYKKKKNMKKALRLKEIEEARESEKNKWQDFNNKAFNKGHKKGKVKKSIFASPESVDGRVGVGTCGIADKPMTKYEAPPQYARFLPPQ; the protein is encoded by the exons ATGGCCGACATGGGTGAGGATCAGATCACGACGTACAAAGCACAATTACAGCAG GTGGAAGCAGCCCTGACCACAGACCCCAACAATGAAGACTTGTTAAAACTCAAGCAGGacttacag GAAGTGATAGACTTGTCGTTAGACTTAGCGAAAGCCGGTCAGAGCGGCACCGGTCCGTCCGGGGAGGGCGCCGCCCCACAACCTGTCAAGGAATGGCAGGTGGGGGACATGTGTATGGCTCCGTGGAGCGAGGATGGAGG GTTTTACGAGGCCACGATAGATGAGAAGCTTGAAGGAGGCAGAGTCACGGTCACGTTTGAAGGTTGGGGAAACAGTGAGATAGCTCTG GACTACCAGCTGAAGTTACCAGAAGAATCCAGTAAAAGATCAGCATCAGAAGCCGGACTGGGTGGGGACTGGGACAAACCAAAATCAAA aaaagaaatgctgaaagcaaaacaagaatacaagaagaagaagaacatgaaGAAGGCTCTCCGGCTCAAGGAGATCGAAGAAGCAAGAGAGTCGGAGAAAAACAAATGGCAAGACTTTAACAATAAG GCCTTCAACAAGGGCCACAAGAAGGGAAAGGTGAAGAAGAGCATATTCGCCTCCCCGGAATCCGTAGATGGGCGG GTCGGAGTGGGCACCTGTGGGATCGCAGACAAGCCGATGACCAAGTACGAAGCTCCTCCTCAGTACGCCAGATTCCTCCCTCCTCAGTAA